The sequence ACTGCTTCGACTGGGTTACGGAAGAAAACCAAATGGTCGAGCATCTGATCAAGCCTGCGGTCGATATTTTTGCTACCGAAATGCCCTTTATCCTGACCCAGGGCAATCATGAGTGCCGGGGCAGTTTTTCCAGACACATTCCAGCCTACTATGCTTATCCCGATGGCAAGTATTACTTTGCGTTCACGCGCGGACCCGTTCGGTTCGTTATTCTGGATTCGGGAGAGGACAAAGCCGACGACAGTGTTGAATATGGCGGCTTGTCGGCCTTTGATCGGTACCGGGAAACCCAGAAAAAGTGGCTTGAAAAAGAAATTGAAAGCAATGACTTTAAAAATGCGCCTTTCCGGATTGTCCTGATCCATATCTCTCCCTATCATTCCGGCGACTGGCATGGCCCTATGCATGGTCGTGAAGTTTTCGGCCCGTTGCTGAATAAGGCAAAAATTGACCTTCAGCTTTCGGGTCATACGCATCGTTATGGCACCCATGATCCTGATGCAACGCACAATTATCCGATCGTGATTGGTGGTGGTCCGATCGAAGGCAACCGAACGCTAATCAAATTACACGCTACCACCAAAGAGCTTAATCTGAAAATGATCCGTGACGATGGAGAAGTAGTAGGCAAATATACGATCCCGAAAAAAGCACGAAGCTAATAGTGTCTGTTAGCAGGCCAATTGACAAACCCAACAGTATGAAAACAATTCTTACCCTATTTTTTCTCCTTTTTTCAGTAGCTACCTACGCCATCGAAGTCCCATCGGCGGAGTCAAAACAACCAGCGAAAAAAATAAAGAATCTGAAAGTGATGACGTATAACATTCATCACTGTAATCCGCCATCGGCCGGAGCTAAAATTGATGTGGCGGCCATCGCCCGCGTCATTACGGCTGAAAAACCTGATTTTGTGGCGCTACAGGAGGTCGATGTAAATACAGAACGTTCCGGAAAAGGATTGAACCAGGCTAAAGAACTGGCTAGGCTGACCGGAATGAATTTCTTTTTTTCGAAAGCCATCGATCACCAGGGGGGCGATTATGGCGTTGCCGTCCTGTCCAGGTTTCCAATCCTTGACTCAACCCGGTTTATTCTACCAATAGATCCAGCAATAGGAGGGGAAGTCAGGACCATAGCGGCCATTACGGTAGAGGTAGCAAAAGGGAAAAAGATCATTTTTGCCAGCACCCATCTGGATTTGAAAGAACCCAACCGACTGACCCAAGCAGAGTTGATTATCAGGAATTTTAAAGAAAATGGGCTTCCAATGATTCTGGGAGGTGATTTTAACGCACTGCCTGATAGTAAAGTAGTTAGCCTTCTCGACCAGAATTTTACCAGAAGCTGTCAGACGTGTTTACCTACCATACCGGTCGTAAATCCGAACCGAACCATCGATTTTATCATGTATAAACCAGATGCTACATTCAAAAGCATATCTACTAAGGTAATTGATGAGCAATATGCATCAGATCATCTGCCTGTACTGGTGGAACTGAGCGTCAAATGATAGTTTAATAAGGTGGAAATTGCCGACGTCATTGTGTTTAATACCCATTTTGGTCGTACAAGATCCTGTAATTGAGCTAAATAGTATTTCTACAGCAGCTTTTTGTAGAAATACTGAAAAAAAAATTCATCTGCGCAAAAAGACTGCGCAGATGCCTGAAACCTTTGTATCGTCAAGTTTATCAAACAAACGCCGACGATCATGAAATTCAACTTTTTTACCCGCAATGCCACACAGACACTCAACAATGAAGGGGCCAAAGCGTATGCCCTGACGCCTGAGGTGGAGTTGTATTCGGCCGTAGTGACGACAATGCTGAACGATTCGCACTATGAAAAATCGGACCAGCGTCTCGCCCGGATTCAGGAATTGACTGGAAAGGTTGACCCGGTATTTGTGGCTAAACTCGCTGTATATGTGCGGGAGCAGATGTACCTGCGTTCGGCCCCCGTTGTGCTGTTGGGCGAATTGGCTAAAGTCCACAACGGCGACGCTCTGGTCGGGCAGGCAGTTGGTCGGGCTGTGCAGCGCCCCGACGAGATAACTGAATTGCTGGCTTATTATCAGGTGACAAATCAGCGAGCAGGAACCAAGAAACTTAACCGTCTCTCCAAGCAGATGCAAAAAGGACTGGCAACGGCATTCAACAAGTTTGATGAATACCAGTTTGCCAAATACAATAAAGATACGGCGGTTAAACTTCGTGATGCGTTGTTTCTGGTTCATCCGAAAGCAAAGAATGAAATCCAGCAAGCCGTATTCAATAAAATTGTTGCCGGTTCACTGAACACACCGTATACCTGGGAAACCGAGTTAAGTGCCTTAGGGCAGGTGTTATTTGCATCTGAGGCTGAAAAAAACGCAGCTGTGCGAGTTAAATGGGAAGAACTGATCGACAGTGGTCGGCTGGGTTATATGGCTACACTGCGAAACCTTCGGAACATGCTCGAAGCCGGAATCAGCGGAATGCATGTCGAAAAGGTATGTTCATTACTGGCTGACGAAAAAGCCGTCCGCAACGCGAAGCAATTGCCATTTCGTTTCCTGTCGGCTTACCGTGAACTGAAAGCCCTGTCATTTGGACATGTACCAATGCTCCTTGAAGCGCTCGAATCCGCTGTTTATGCAAGTGTGGCTAACCTGCGTGGTTTCGGATCGCAAACGCGTGTTGTCGTTGCCTGCGATGTGTCGGGCTCGATGCAGAAAGCTGTTTCGCCCAAGAGCAAAGTGCTGTTGTATGACATTGGGCTGCTGATGGGAATGCTCCTACAGGCTAAATGTAAGAACGTGCTGAGCGGAATGTTCGGTAACAGCTGGAAAACAGTCACTCTGCCCTCACAGCATGTTCTGGCCAACGTCGATGAATTTTATCGACGGGAGGGAGAGGTTGGCTATGCAACCAACGGGTATCTGGTTCTCAATGATCTGATCAAGCGGAAATACAATGCCGACAAGGTCATGCTTTTTACGGATACGCAGTTGTGGGATAGCACTACCAATAATCAATCTGTGAACAACACGATGGCGGCAAAATGGGCCCAGTATAAAAATCTGTTTCCCGATGCCCGATTGTATTTGTTCGATCTGGCGGGATATGGTCAGGTGCCATTACGGGTAGAATCAAACGATGTCTATCTGATTGCTGGCTGGTCGGATAAGGTATTCGATGTATTACAGGCACTCGAAGAGGGCCAAACAACGCTAAGTGCAATTGACGAAATTGTGCTTTGATATCAGACCAAACCTATAAGGTCTTTGAGACCTTATAGGTTTATGGAGAGGTTTACAGGATGTCGTGGAGGTGAGTTACTTCGTAGCACCCAGGGGAGGAATCATGTGGCTTACACCATGAAGCGAGATGGTCCGGTTCGACTCCGGCTTGCCATGCCCTATGCTCACTTCGTTTGTAACTCCTGTTCGTTTAAACAATGCAGGTGCCGTAAAATAGGGTTACTTCGTTTCGGTCGATAGGGTCGCCGGTTCGAATCCGGCCAACAGATTTCTCTGTTGTAGCTCAGGGGTA comes from Spirosoma aureum and encodes:
- a CDS encoding TROVE domain-containing protein, with amino-acid sequence MKFNFFTRNATQTLNNEGAKAYALTPEVELYSAVVTTMLNDSHYEKSDQRLARIQELTGKVDPVFVAKLAVYVREQMYLRSAPVVLLGELAKVHNGDALVGQAVGRAVQRPDEITELLAYYQVTNQRAGTKKLNRLSKQMQKGLATAFNKFDEYQFAKYNKDTAVKLRDALFLVHPKAKNEIQQAVFNKIVAGSLNTPYTWETELSALGQVLFASEAEKNAAVRVKWEELIDSGRLGYMATLRNLRNMLEAGISGMHVEKVCSLLADEKAVRNAKQLPFRFLSAYRELKALSFGHVPMLLEALESAVYASVANLRGFGSQTRVVVACDVSGSMQKAVSPKSKVLLYDIGLLMGMLLQAKCKNVLSGMFGNSWKTVTLPSQHVLANVDEFYRREGEVGYATNGYLVLNDLIKRKYNADKVMLFTDTQLWDSTTNNQSVNNTMAAKWAQYKNLFPDARLYLFDLAGYGQVPLRVESNDVYLIAGWSDKVFDVLQALEEGQTTLSAIDEIVL
- a CDS encoding metallophosphoesterase family protein, with the translated sequence MLSDRRSFLEKMSQIGALSLLPAAPVLASESATVPAEEKNHFVVGPYLQNMGTNEVTIMWITHKNCFSWVEYGAGSFTSKRDFGYNNGLIEANNRINKITLSGLNSGTDHKYRIVSTEILGYKGSKVEFGETITSPLYGFKTPAENEEEFKIVVFNDIHDRPQIIPQLLYRHGYTGNKRDYDFVVFNGDCFDWVTEENQMVEHLIKPAVDIFATEMPFILTQGNHECRGSFSRHIPAYYAYPDGKYYFAFTRGPVRFVILDSGEDKADDSVEYGGLSAFDRYRETQKKWLEKEIESNDFKNAPFRIVLIHISPYHSGDWHGPMHGREVFGPLLNKAKIDLQLSGHTHRYGTHDPDATHNYPIVIGGGPIEGNRTLIKLHATTKELNLKMIRDDGEVVGKYTIPKKARS
- a CDS encoding endonuclease/exonuclease/phosphatase family protein, which produces MKTILTLFFLLFSVATYAIEVPSAESKQPAKKIKNLKVMTYNIHHCNPPSAGAKIDVAAIARVITAEKPDFVALQEVDVNTERSGKGLNQAKELARLTGMNFFFSKAIDHQGGDYGVAVLSRFPILDSTRFILPIDPAIGGEVRTIAAITVEVAKGKKIIFASTHLDLKEPNRLTQAELIIRNFKENGLPMILGGDFNALPDSKVVSLLDQNFTRSCQTCLPTIPVVNPNRTIDFIMYKPDATFKSISTKVIDEQYASDHLPVLVELSVK